The DNA window TGCTGaccttcctccctgctccctgtgggcTGGGGCtcactgctgggtgctgctcagAGCCATGCCCTGGGATGTGGGCACCTCTGCTGCcgaaggtgccagggcagggatgcctCCCACACCGGGCATAGGGCAGGGCCCGGGCATGCCGCTGTCACCCTCCCACGGGCCGTGGGCGTGGGGACGGGGCAGTTTCGGCAGCCAGCTGATTCAGGGAGGCTGTTGCAGCACGTTCCTCTggccccgcagctccggccgtGACTCACGGCTGCTGCAGCTAACCCTAACTCTGACCTCGCCCCGTCCGGGGTCCTGGGGCTCCCTGACCTCGTCCTGtccgggggtcccggggctgCCGCTCGCCCCGGCCCCAGCAGAAGCCTTGGCCATGCACGGatgctgagccctgccaggagggccggctggaaggggaaggaaggcCAGGGTAGGTCCCGCTCCTCCCCACGAGCCCCGGGAGCTGTGACCGGGGCGCTCTGCGGCTGTTTGTCCATCCCGCTGttggagggcagggatggggcagtgcGGAGCCCGCACGGCTCCCGCAGAGCCCCGGCCAAGTCCCGTCCCCGCCTGGTGCTGGCGGCAGCCGCTGCTCGTCCTGACAGAAGCATCCTCTAGAGGGACCTGCCAGCCCAGGAATGGCTCCGGTGCCACCAGGAAAGGAGCAGCACCccgtgagcggggccagcggtgGGGATACAGCTTGGCCAGGGTGGCCACCTCCCCTGCCAGCTCACCTGGGGACAGCGGTGGTCTCCGTCATggggccttggggacagcagAAATCGCTGTGCCACGGTGCTGGCAGCGCTGCCGTGGGGACAGCTCATGCTGGAGGGTTGTACCCCCACTCCCGCctgtcctgtgccctgcaggggacaatggggacctgcagcctcccaggggTCTGTGTGCAGAGCCCCCCCTCCCTCTGCTTTCCAGGACAAGAGCCCGTCAGGGTGATCGGGGTTGTCTTGGGCATCGGGCTGGCCCTGCTGATCCTGGCCAGCTTTGGCTACACCTTCATCCGCTGGTACCGGCGGGGCCACTGCCAGTGCCGTGagtggcacaggggacaggggacatggggacagggcaggggacagggcaggagatgggggggacagggcaggggacagggggacagggcaggggacagggcaggagatgggggggacagggcagggggacagggcatgggaGGGGCGCTCAGAGCatggggctgcagggcctggggtgTGGGGAACACGGGAAATGGAATCCCTGGTGCAGGGGGGCTCAGAGTCAAGTTGGGGGCACTGTGAGGTGAGGGGGAGGATGCACAGCGATGTCCTGGTGCttgtcctgcctgtccccaccctgctaCTCACAGCAAAGCAAAGGTGGGTTCACAGCAGCACACGGCTCTgactcctctccctcctcttcctcctgcctccCCAGGGCCTGACTTTGTCTTCAGCCTCTACCACTCACGGTGAGTGACACCATGAGGGCAccagggcaggctggcagctccccttgtgcagtgccagggtgtcacagcccctccccagtcagttctgctgctggcagggcagcaggaggatggGTCTGCTGCTTGGTgacccctctgctctccctgcagcggGCTGGGCTCAGTGGCACTGGAGCTGGTGCCACCCTTCAGCATCAGTGGCTCGCTGGGCACCTCGGGCAGTGGCTACGAGCCCTTCCACAGCCAGAGGCCGTGAGgggagagctgggctgctgagcAGGTAGGAAGGACATCCCCTCatccccccctgccccctgtgctgtgccccaAAGCCTCCATACTGCCTTGCAGCCCCTGGGCATCACAGCTTTCCTCAGCACAGTCCAAGGTTTTTCCAGCTCAAGTCCTGCCTGTGGCTCTGGGCTTCAGAGGctttccctgagctctgcattTGGTTTCTCCCCACACAAGCTTTGGTTTGTGTTTCCTTTCCCGCTGTCCCAGGCACAGAGGATGGGGCCGAAGCCCGGGTGCTCCTGCAGAGCTTCCCCTCTCTGCCTCTTactcacagcccagcaccaacagaaaaagcaacaaaaactGCCTGGGGAAAATTCCTCCATTTTCACTTCTGTAAGAAACAGCCCCTGACTTTGTTGGATTTCAACTGAAATGGCCATGGTGCAGTTTCTGTTGCTAAAAATCTtcccagagtcacagaatccttggggctggaagggacctctggagaccACCTGGTCCAAACCCCCTTGTGCCCaaggtcacctggagcaggtgacacaggaacacaccCAGGTGGGTGTGGAACATCTCCAGAGAGGGAAACTCCACAAATTTCCTGGGCATCTCCTCCACCTGTGTCTCTTTCACTGGGCCTCTGCAGCCACGGGTGCACAGGACATGCCTGGGCCAGCGCTGGTGCTTGGGATGGAGGAAGAGGATGCAGCTTTATCCAGGATTCCTCAACATCCTGGAGAAAACAGCACATTGCCCATGGCTCAGAGACCTGCCAGCCTCCTGCACACCCAGGGACCTGGCACCAGGCTGTTCCTTATGGAACCAGCTGAGGAGGAGCCCCAGAACTGGGTGACTGCATTGGTGCAACTGCAGAAAACACCGTGAGGAAATGGGAAATCTGTCTCAgaccccctcctcctcctcctccatccagttCCTGCACCCACATGGAAGTTGGTTCTCCACATTCCCAGTGCAAGGAAACGCCTCAGCAAGGCCCTGTGGAAGTTCCTTGTGGATTTTTGGTGCCAATTGCCTTTGGCCTCAGCAGAACAAGGGGCTGGAAGTGCCTggagcacaggaacagcccCGGGGAGATTCGGTGGCCACAGAGAGGGGCCCTGCTTGGCCAGGGGGGCTGCTGAGGCATGGGGGGCCTTGGGACCATTTCTTTGCAAGAAAGGAATTCTCTCAGAATTTCTCTCAgaagaagaacaaagaaaaactCATGAGAGCCATGTGGTTGTGTGTAGGGACACCAGTGAGGACAGAGTGGGATTTCCAGGGAGTCAGAGGGACTGGCTGTGCTCTCGGCCATCGAAACTAAACCATGTGCTCTGTGGCTTTGTCCTGGCTGAAAAGAGACCTCTGACTGCTCAGAGGAAGGGGAAATGCCAGCTCCTGGGGGCTGGGAGCCCTCCATGTGAGCAGgacccagcagagccctgcatgACGCAGGATCCGTCCGTGGGGCCCAACGTCAGCggtgtttaaaagaaaaacaaaaaacagccACGGTTTTGATGACTGCACTTTCCAGAGGaagttgaaaaaaataaaaagaaagcaaaaagctCCAACCCCCAAAATACACAGAGGCAGAAGAGATGGGGCCagtggaggggcaggaggaggctcccagtgccctccacatccctgtgggatgcagggatggaacTCATGTGTGAGCAGTGCCATGTGAGGTTTAAGAGAAGGAAACAGCAAGGAtcagccccctcctcctgcctgcactggaaaagctgaaaagaaacccaaaaacccTTCACCTGAAAACCACATTCCCCGAGGAGGGTTTCCAGCAGCAGTTTTACTTCCCACACTGAAGGTTCCTGGAAATGACTCTTGGAAAAACTTCCCTGAGACCTGGAGGGCGACCCagggggagctgctggtgagctCACCCTCTTTCCACTCTGATGACAGCTGTTCACAGAATCGATttgtttggaaaagacctctgagatcatggAGCCCAACCTATGACCGAGCACCACGTTGCTTAGCAGAGCCCTGACTCTTGTCTTTCCTCCACCCCTGGGTTTGACttgtcctcctgtccttccctggTGATGTCCCATGgggtgtccatccctgtgggatcactctgagcagcccagctccttttccatccctgtgggatcactctgagcagcccagcctcttttccctgctgctcctctgctgatTGCCCCCACAAATTCCCCAGAAGCTCAGGCATGTGAGGGGCTCCTGGAGAGCTGGCTTGGTTCTCCTTTTTCCCAGTTGTGATGTAGAAATGCTCCTCCCCACATGAGGCAAAGGCACATTGCCTCTTGCTGACGGGGAACGTCCAAATCTGGAAACAGACAGCTCAGCTTGGCCTTAGGAGAGGATAAACAGGCAAATGGACCAAATAAATAACACATCCTTTCTGTATTTACAAATGAAATCCAATAAATAATGTCTGTATCTGAGAGTGGCAGAACACAGACCATAGTGTGGGTAGGACTGCCCTGGCTCATGCTGGGCCTGTAGGTGCATCCCAGATCCCGCCCTGGGCTCCCCCAAGGGTCTCTGCAGGGTCAGGAAAGGCTCTGGGTCCACCCATGTGGGgtcaggcagggcaggagtcccgtgctgccagcagcagggtgcTGATGTCAGCCTGACTGTGCCTTCAGTCTCTGTGTTGTGAAAGGCTGGGATGGCACCAGGAGTGGGGACGTCAGCccagctggcccaggagagGGGGAAGTGGAAGCACGGGACTGGCCCAGGCCCCCAGGGTGGCCCTGCAGCCCGTGCTGGGCAAGGCAGAGATGAGGATGAGCccccccccagcacagcccatccctgtgtccccttagctggggtggctgcaggggtgccctgggggctgcccacagcagggctggggcaaagCAGCCCCAccaggggctgagctggtgctgctggcccacGGCTGGGCTGGCACCGTGGACATCCAGGGTCAGGAGTAGCTTATCCAGAGGCAGACGAGGTAGTTGGGTCGGAGCACAGGCTGGTGGCCCCAGGGCACGGGTCACAGGCGGCTGTCCTTGCTGTCCCCCCTGagctggcccaggggctgggtgggcagtgggatccagctggagctgaggctgGGGATCAGTGGCAGCACCCCAGGGAAGGCAGTGTTGTTGAAGATGTGCAGGTCAAAGGGAGTTTTCGGATCAGGGCTGGCTTTGGAGGTCAGTGGagcacctggggctgcccagctcagcagggtgGGCACTTGGGGCCCCACCTggctggagaagctgcaggcaggagctccCCGGGGAGAGAGGTGCTGTGTGAGGGGATGCTCGGGGTTGGAC is part of the Agelaius phoeniceus isolate bAgePho1 chromosome 23, bAgePho1.hap1, whole genome shotgun sequence genome and encodes:
- the LOC129129443 gene encoding small integral membrane protein 35-like yields the protein MDPRTGQEPVRVIGVVLGIGLALLILASFGYTFIRWYRRGHCQCRPDFVFSLYHSRGLGSVALELVPPFSISGSLGTSGSGYEPFHSQRP